Proteins encoded by one window of Zerene cesonia ecotype Mississippi chromosome 6, Zerene_cesonia_1.1, whole genome shotgun sequence:
- the LOC119840465 gene encoding xaa-Pro aminopeptidase 1-like, translating to MSYIPSTTAVTTTQMAQISTSPLLQELTPASAVCAEATSHTTPLGRLRNAMRNTSYTQSNNFFDAFLIFYSDEHLSEEPSADERRLEYITGWDGPGTAAVIADGGAALWVPSAYLRRARMTLSCAWLVLDGDDPSQPTISEWIAERPGRSGRVGADARLTSIGEWQMLLSSLQRENLQLIAQTTLLDQLWNEETDPERKRPEFTRVVAMSHNPEYVGMSWQEKVAAVRAELRPAGADAMIVTALDEVAWLLNIRGKDLPYAPLLKAFVIVSNKDVRMYVPPGKLMMPERDSLAAYNCHPNVNNCTRINDYGMVYSDLRRAPDTKILIPTGGTFQRGASAAIMQAIPQSKRIFQPSPIIYLKAQKNPAEIQGMKKAHLRDAVAMCTVLNYLEKKGKSLLYEAIVAEKIDATRATQAGFRGLSMRTRVAFGPNSAEPEYTATNATNRRIFTNSTLIIQSGGQYEEGTTVVTRTLHYGVPSTQERRAYTTVLRSLAALSLLQAPGTLPAAHADPAARAPLWAHRQDYLLPTGHGVGAALNRREDPVVIDYRQDTNLHPFREGYFITSEPAWHEFGKFGVKLSNVLEVISRPAGFLGFREATLIPYEPKLIDRNLLTDYEINWLNAYNKRIRATIGPELTAQGLTDVYYWVMNKTIEIELPSKTKKAATSSAKKHFTAIFMLYFVYLYVAVIQ from the exons ATGTCCTACATACCATCCACAACTGCAGTGACTACTACTCAGATGGCACAGATCTCGACATCTCCACTCCTGCAGGAGCTAACTCCGGCTTCAGCGGTATGCGCAGAAGCAACAAGCCATACCACACCGTTGGGTAGATTGCGGAATGCTATGAGAAACACGAGCTATACACAATCAAACAATTTCTTTGATgcgtttcttatattttacagtGATGAACATTTG AGTGAAGAACCATCAGCGGACGAGCGTCGTCTGGAGTACATAACCGGTTGGGACGGACCCGGCACAGCAGCTGTGATAGCTGATGGTGGCGCTGCGCTGTGGGTGCCGTCAGCCTACTTGCGACGCGCCAGGATGACGCTCTCGTGTGCCTGGCTGGTGCTCGATGGAGACGATCCTAGTCAGCCTACGATTTCTGAATGGATCGct GAACGGCCAGGGCGTAGCGGCCGCGTGGGTGCTGATGCTCGCCTCACCTCCATTGGTGAATGGCAAATGCTCCTGTCTAGCTTGCAGCGTGAAAACCTGCAGCTGATTGCCCAGACAACGTTGCTTGACCAGCTGTGGAACGAAGAGACGGACCCTGAGAGAAAACGACCTGAGTTCACGAGGGTAGTCGCTATGTCTCATAATCCAGAGTACGTAG GTATGTCCTGGCAAGAAAAGGTAGCAGCTGTGCGCGCTGAACTCCGTCCGGCTGGTGCGGATGCCATGATTGTAACTGCGTTGGATGAGGTAGCCTGGCTCCTCAACATTCGCGGCAAGGACTTGCCCTATGCGCCGCTGTTGAAAGCATTCGTTATTGTCAGTAATAAAGATGTAAGGATGTACGTGCCACCTGGGAAGCTGATGATGCCGGAACGGGATTCGTTGGCGGCGTACAACTGCCATCCCAATGTTAATAATTGTACAAG AATAAATGACTACGGCATGGTCTACTCAGACCTCCGCCGCGCGCCTGATACCAAGATCCTCATACCAACCGGAGGCACCTTCCAACGAGGAGCTTCAGCGGCCATCATGCAAGCAATACCGCAATCCAAGAGAATCTTCCAACCCTCGCCCATCATATACTTGAAAGCTCAGAAGAACCCTGCCGAAATACAAGGCATGAAAAAGGCGCATTTGCGGGACGCAGTTGCTATGTGCACCGTGCTGAATTATCTTGAAAAGaag GGAAAGTCGTTGCTATATGAGGCGATAGTGGCCGAAAAAATAGACGCGACCCGAGCGACACAAGCAGGATTCAGGGGTTTGTCGATGCGAACACGAGTTGCATTTGGCCCGAATTCAGCTGAGCCGGAGTATACCGCCACGAATGCTACTAACAGACGCATATTTACAAACTCTACACTTATTATACAGTCCGGTGGACAGTATGAAG AGGGCACAACAGTAGTAACCCGCACGTTGCACTACGGAGTGCCATCGACCCAAGAGCGGCGTGCGTACACCACAGTACTCCGCTCGCTCGCGGCGCTATCCCTCCTGCAGGCGCCGGGCACGCTGCCCGCGGCCCACGCGGACCCCGCCGCGAGGGCCCCGCTGTGGGCTCACCGCCAGGACTACTTGCTGCCCACTGGACATGGGGTCGGAGCTGCTCTTAATCGACGAGAAG atcCAGTAGTCATCGATTACCGCCAAGATACTAATTTACACCCGTTCCGAGaaggatattttattacaagtg AGCCCGCATGGCACGAGTTTGGAAAATTTGGTGTGAAGCTAAGCAACGTGCTTGAGGTCATATCCCGGCCAGCAGGGTTCCTAGGCTTCAGAGAGGCTACTCTTATTCCATATGAACCTAAGCTTATCGACCGAAATCTACTCACTGATTACGAG ATAAACTGGCTAAATGCCTACAACAAAAGAATTCGAGCCACCATCGGACCAGAATTAACAGCTCAAGGCCTCACAGATGTCTACTACTGGGTCATGAACAAAACTATAGAGATCGAATTGCCTTCGAAAACCAAAAAAGCTGCCACTAGTTCCgccaaaaaacattttactgcAATCTTCATGTTATATTTCGTGTATTTATATGTTGCtgttattcaat